CTCCGGCGTCGCTTTCGGGGGCGACGTCGTAAAGTTGCTAAGCTCGCTACCCGACGATGGTCACATCGTCGTGCGCCTTTTCGCCCGCACCGGCCCGGAACATGGCGGACAATTCCTGCTCAGCGGATTCGAGAATGTGCGCAAGAAAATGGCGGTTGCATGCAAGTGGCCACATAGCGTCGTCAGACCGGCAAGGTGATGTCATGGAACAGGGAGAGACAAGATGATCAAGCAAAAGTCGGCGATAGCAGTCGTCAGCGGCGTGGCGATGCTGATTCTGGTCGGACCAAACGCGCTGGCGCAGCAGGGCAACCAGTTGTTCCCGCAGGCGAGCGAGAAAAGTCAAACCAGCAGCCAGAAGCATTCCGCTAGACCGAAGCAGACGATCAAGCCGGCGCAGAAGCACACGAGCAAGCAGGACCTTGCGAGCAGGGCGGCGATGGCTCAGGCGACGAACCCGGGGATCGCCAAGAAGCCGCATCAGCTGGTACTGCAGGTCAATTCCAACGAGCCGGCGATGATGAACCTCGCGCTCAACAATGCCACCAACGTCGCCCAATATTACCGCGATCTCGGTGAGCCGGTGTCGATCGAGGTCGTCACCTTTGGCCCTGGCCTTCACATGCTGCGCGAAGACACGTCGCCGGTGAAGCCGCGCATCGAGGTGCTGGCGATGAGCAATCCCGAAATTTCCTTCAAGGCCTGCGGCAACACCCAAGACAACATGCGCAAGGCCGAGAACAAGGACATCAACCTGATCGCCCAGGCGACGGTGGTCAAGTCCGGGGTCGTCCGCGTCATGGAGCTGCAGGAACAGGGCTGGAGCTACGTCAAGCCGTGAGGCCCGCGGCAAGGCGGCCGCAGGATGCCTCTGTCAGACCATGTCGCGTTCCTGCAGCAGAAAGCCGGACGTCATGTTCGTCCGGCAAACCGGTCGTGCATGCGCTTCATGGGCTGCTCAGATCAGGAGGCGGCGCCTGGAATTGATCCGCCGCAAGCCCCCGTCCACCGGGATCATCGTGCCCGTGATGTAGCGCGCCATCGGTGAGGCCAGGAACACCGCGAGAGCGGCGAGGTCCTCGGACTCGACCAATAGCGGACCGGGGATTCTCTCACACGCTCTCTTGTTTGTTTTTGATTGTGATTCGTTTCCTGCCCTCCTGCCGGGGTGAATTGCCCGACCAGGACGAGCAGTGGTAACCATGAGCCCTGGTGAAAACACGAAAAGAATAGGCGAGGGTGATGGTCTGGGATCCGCAGCAATACCTGAAGTTCTCCGGCCACCGGCTGCGGCCCGCCGTCGACCTCTTGATGCGCATTCCGGATTTCGCGCCCCGGGCGATCGCCGATCTCGGGGCGGGCGCCGGCAACGTGACGAAGCTGATCAAGGAGCGCTGGCCGGTTGCGAGCGTCACCGGCGTCGAGGGCTCGGCCGAGATGGTCGCGGCAGGGCGCAAGGCGGCGCCCGATGTCGAATGGTCGCATCAAGACCTCGGCCATTGGAGTCCCGCGAAGTCCCATGACCTGATCTATTCAAATGCCGCACTGCACTGGCTGCCCAATCACGCGGCACTGTTTCCGTCGGTGATGAGGAAGGTCACGCCTGGCGGCATGCTCGCGGTGCAGATGCCGCGCAACTTCACGGCGCCCTCGCATGTGCTGATCGGCGAGACCGCGCTGGACGGTCCCTGGCGCTCCAGGGTCGAGCACCTCGTCACCCCGCCGCCGGTCGAAGGGCCCGCCTTCTATCATGACCTCCTCGCGCCGCTGTCGCAGAATATCGACATCTGGGAGACCGAGTATCTTCAGGTGCTCGAAGGCGAGAACCCCGTGAAGGAGTGGACCAAGGGGACCTGGCTGACGCGCTATCTCGATGTTCTGCAGGGCGACGAGAAGGCCGCCTTCGAAGCGGACTATGGGCAACGGGTCACAAAGGCCTATCCGAAGAATGCCGCGGGGCAGACGCTGTTTCCGTTCCGCCGCCTCTTCATGGTCGCTCAGCGCAAAGGCTGATGGCCCTGCCGCAATGCGACATGGATGCTATTCCCTTGGATGAGCGCGCTGCCGGGTTGCGCATCCGGCGGGCGTCAAGTTAGCTTGGCTGCGGCAAGCTGGGCTGAGGTCTGGTTCTCCGGGTGGGTGACTAGCTGCCACCAAAGTCCGCGTGACTGGACGGCAAAACAAGAAGAACCCGGTTCAAAGGTTGTTGGGAGGTACCTTCATGCGCAAGCTGCTGCTCCTTGCGGTCGCCGCCACGGCTGTTCTCCTCGCTCCTATCGCCCAGGCCCAGAGCCCCATCGTCTTCAAGTTCGGTCATGTCGTGGCGAACGACACCCCGAGGGGCAAGGGCGCGCTGAAATTCAAGGAACTCGCCGAGGAATACACCGCCGGTGGGGTCAAGGTCGAAGTCTACCTCAATTCCACGCTCTACAAGGAGGAGGAGATTGAGGCGCCCTGGCTGTTCGGGGACGAGATCTGTTCCAACGCGATGAAGGGCACACGGCCAAGGGTATCAACGGCGGCCTCGCTCATTGGGACAACGAGATGAACTGACGGCCGCGCCCTAAGGAGAACAATACCAACGGTCGGGGGTGATCGCACTCCCGGCCGTTTCGCTCTTAAACGGACAGGCCAAATGCTGGGGGGACGAACTTGCTGCGTGCGCTGAACCGGGTGCTCAATCATCTCGAGGAATGGCTGATCGCGACGATGATCGCGGCGGCGACGTCGCTGATCTTCGTCGCGGTGCTGCACCGTTACGGCGCCGGCCTCTCCATCGACATCGCCAAATGGGCGGAGGCTCGCAACCTGGCCTTCCTTGCCGTGCCCGCGCGCGCGGCGTTCGTCTGGCTCGCCGCGCTCGACCTGTCCTGGGCGCAGGAGCTCTGCATCTACATGTTCATCTGGATGGCGAAGTTCGGCGCCGCCTATGGCGTGCGCACCGGCATCCATGTCGGCGTCGACGTGCTCGTCAACATCCTGCCCGGCGGATCGCGCCGCCGCGTCATCACCTTCGGTCTTCTGTGCGGCGCGCTCTTCACCGCCATCGTGGGCTATTTCGGGGCCGCCTTCGTCAGCCAGATGTGGTTGACCGGCCAGCAATCCAACGATCTCGAAGCGCCGATGTGGATGGTGTATCTCACCATCCCGCTCGGCTCCGCCTTGATGTGCTTCCGCTTCCTGCAGGTGGCCTGGTCGTTCCACCGCACCGGCGAGCTGCCGCATCACGACATGGCCGGCGTCGAAGGCGTCGAGGCGGATCCGGTGCATCCGGCGCCGGTCACGCCCACCCAGGTGGTGCGGGACGAGCGCAGCCCGCTCGGCTGGATCCTGATGCTGCTGCCGGTGCTGATCGTCGCGCTGTGCTTTGCGCATGCGGGCCACGTCATCACGCTGCCGCATGGCCTGCGCGTCCTCATCGTGTTCGCCCTTCTGATCTCCCTGATGCTGACGGGCATGCCGATCTCGATCGCGCTGGGCCTGACCGTGCTCAGCTTCATGTTCACGCTGACCGACGTGCGGACGGAATCGGTGGCGCTGAAGCTGTTCACCGGCATCGAGAATTTCGAGATCATGGCGATCCCGTTCTTCATCCTCGCCGGCAACTTCCTGACCCATGGCGGCGTGGCGCGCCGCATGATCGCGTTCGCAACCTCGCTGGTCGGCCATTGGTATGGCGGTCTCGCGCTGTCCGGCGTGGTGGCCTGCGCGCTGTTCGCGGCGATTTCCGGCTCCTCGCCGGCGACCGTCGTGGCGATCGGGTCGGTGATCCTGCCGGCAATGGTGGCGCAAGGGTTTCCGAAGCGGTTCGGCGCGGGCGTGATCACGACGTCGGGCTCGCTCGGGATCCTGATTCCGCCGTCGATCCCGATGGTGCTCTACGCCGTCTCCACCAACAGCTCGGTGGGCAAGCTGTTCATCG
This genomic stretch from Bradyrhizobium daqingense harbors:
- a CDS encoding DsrE family protein, which produces MIKQKSAIAVVSGVAMLILVGPNALAQQGNQLFPQASEKSQTSSQKHSARPKQTIKPAQKHTSKQDLASRAAMAQATNPGIAKKPHQLVLQVNSNEPAMMNLALNNATNVAQYYRDLGEPVSIEVVTFGPGLHMLREDTSPVKPRIEVLAMSNPEISFKACGNTQDNMRKAENKDINLIAQATVVKSGVVRVMELQEQGWSYVKP
- a CDS encoding SDR family oxidoreductase, producing the protein MVTTARPGRAIHPGRRAGNESQSKTNKRACERIPGPLLVESEDLAALAVFLASPMARYITGTMIPVDGGLRRINSRRRLLI
- a CDS encoding methyltransferase domain-containing protein, yielding MVWDPQQYLKFSGHRLRPAVDLLMRIPDFAPRAIADLGAGAGNVTKLIKERWPVASVTGVEGSAEMVAAGRKAAPDVEWSHQDLGHWSPAKSHDLIYSNAALHWLPNHAALFPSVMRKVTPGGMLAVQMPRNFTAPSHVLIGETALDGPWRSRVEHLVTPPPVEGPAFYHDLLAPLSQNIDIWETEYLQVLEGENPVKEWTKGTWLTRYLDVLQGDEKAAFEADYGQRVTKAYPKNAAGQTLFPFRRLFMVAQRKG